One window from the genome of Deltaproteobacteria bacterium encodes:
- a CDS encoding TRAP transporter large permease: protein MNPTLLGILGILIMVIIFLSRMPVAYVMAMIGYLGFSIMISTKGGLNLLSRDIYEVFSSYGLTTIPLFVLMGQLAFNSGISSRLYDTANKYLGSTRGGLAMATVAACTGFGAVCGSSPATAATMATVGLPEMKRFNYADELATGAVASGGGLGMIMPPSVVLIVYGVLTEQSIGKLFVAGIIPAFLVTLLFIISIFIWCSRNPEQGPRGKRYSWKERIKSLTKLGETMIIFVLVMGGLFSGLFTPTEAAAVGAFGVLLVSILRRQLTWASFVDSLYETLKTSCMVMMLIAGATIFGKFFAVTRIPFEIATWVGGLDLPSYAVMAIIILIYFLGGCFMDALAFVMLTIPIFFPVVSSLGYDPIWFGIIIVMTTEMGVITPPVGINVYVVYGVAKNVIGEVPLETIFKGIVPFLIAVAVGIVILIAFPQIILFLPDIMY, encoded by the coding sequence ATGAATCCAACGCTTCTGGGAATTCTCGGGATCCTCATCATGGTGATCATCTTTCTCTCCAGGATGCCCGTCGCCTATGTCATGGCCATGATCGGTTATCTCGGATTCAGCATTATGATTTCCACAAAAGGCGGGTTGAACCTCCTTTCGAGAGACATCTACGAGGTCTTTTCCTCCTACGGCCTTACCACCATCCCTCTCTTTGTCCTGATGGGACAGTTGGCCTTTAACAGCGGCATCAGCAGCCGGCTATACGATACGGCCAACAAATACCTCGGAAGCACCCGGGGCGGACTCGCCATGGCCACGGTCGCGGCCTGCACGGGTTTCGGGGCCGTATGCGGATCGAGCCCGGCCACCGCGGCTACCATGGCCACGGTGGGGCTTCCCGAGATGAAGCGATTCAATTATGCCGATGAACTGGCCACCGGTGCGGTGGCATCGGGCGGGGGCCTGGGGATGATCATGCCCCCCAGCGTGGTCCTGATCGTATACGGGGTCCTGACCGAACAGTCTATCGGTAAACTCTTTGTGGCCGGAATCATACCGGCCTTCCTCGTGACCCTCCTCTTTATCATCAGCATCTTCATATGGTGCTCCCGGAATCCGGAGCAGGGTCCCAGGGGGAAACGATATTCCTGGAAGGAAAGGATCAAATCCCTCACCAAGCTGGGTGAGACTATGATCATATTCGTCCTGGTGATGGGAGGGCTCTTTTCCGGGCTCTTTACCCCTACAGAGGCTGCGGCAGTGGGCGCCTTCGGTGTCCTGCTGGTCTCCATCCTGAGACGTCAGCTGACCTGGGCAAGTTTTGTCGACTCCCTCTACGAGACCCTCAAGACATCCTGCATGGTCATGATGCTCATCGCGGGCGCCACCATCTTTGGAAAATTTTTTGCGGTAACCCGGATCCCTTTTGAGATTGCCACCTGGGTAGGGGGACTGGACCTTCCCTCATACGCCGTCATGGCCATCATTATCCTGATCTACTTCTTGGGGGGCTGCTTCATGGACGCCCTCGCCTTTGTCATGCTCACTATCCCCATCTTTTTTCCTGTGGTTTCCAGCCTCGGTTACGATCCCATCTGGTTCGGCATCATCATTGTAATGACCACCGAGATGGGTGTGATTACCCCGCCGGTGGGCATCAATGTTTATGTGGTCTACGGGGTGGCCAAAAACGTCATCGGAGAGGTCCCCCTCGAGACCATTTTCAAGGGCATCGTACCGTTCCTTATCGCCGTGGCCGTGGGCATCGTGATTCTGATCGCCTTTCCGCAGATCATCCTCTTTCTGCCCGATATCATGTACTGA